The following is a genomic window from Adhaeribacter radiodurans.
TTGTTTTTTTTACTAAAATTAAAATCAATCCGTCCTAAATTAATTCCGGCCCAACCTACCTGATTAATAATAGTTTCGTGGCCATTGGAGTGATTTATTTTTTCGGGAGCTTCCATAAAGGTATGCGTATGGCCGCCCAATATTAAATCTATACCGGGTACTTGCTGAGCCAGCTTCCGGTCATCTATTTTCGCGTTTTCGTATTTATAACCCAGGTGCGACAAACAAATTAACAGGTTACATTTTTCGTTTTCGCGGAGTTGTTTCACCATATCGGCAGCTCGTTGTACCGGGTCCAGGTAAACCGTAGCCTCATAGTTTTTCTTATCTACTAAACCGGCCAGTTCAATACCCAAACCAAAAATGCCTACTTTAATGCCTTGCTTTTCAAAAACTTTATAGGGCTGAAAACAATCCTTCAAAATAGTTTTACTGAAATCGTAATTAGCCGATAAAAAAGGAAATCCAGCATTTGGTAATTGCCGTTGCAAACCCGCTAATCCATTGTCGAAATCGTGGTTACCAAAGGTAGCCGCATCATAGCGCATTTGCGTCATTAACTTATACTCCAGCTCGCCGCCAAAAAAGTTAAAAAAAGGGGTGCCCTGAAAAATATCGCCGGAGTCGAGTAATAATACACTGGGTTCCTGCTGCCGGATTTGGCTGATTAAAGTAGCCCGCCGGGCCATACCACCTAAACCACCATTCGTTCGCCCATCGTTCGGAAAGGGATCAATGCGCGAATGCATGTCGTTAGTATGCAGAATGGTTAACCGCACGGTTGAGGCAGCCCAAATATCTTCAGGCAAAGCCATGAAACCAGTTGCCGCCACTCCAACCGCAGTTCTTTTCAAAAAATCACGTCTATTCATTATTCGGACGTTATAAAGTAGTTCCTCGTTATTAGTTGTTCGTTGTTCAACGGTTGAATATGTACTATTTAATATTTTGATTTATCGTTAAGTAAATCCGGTCCAGCAACTTACTTTTTTTGGTAATCTGTTTCGTCAGCTTAGAGGCTGACTTTTGTTCATTCATCACTCGTCTTACTCCACTAAGACTAGCGATAATCAAATAATTTTAAAAATTAATTTTTCAACCTTCCAACTTTAAAACCTATCAACTTTCTAACCTTCTAACTACATCACTTTCACCCGGCCTTCTACGTGAGCTTCTACCGGTTTTCCTTGAGCCGTTAGTTGCTGAATGTGCTGAATAATGGCTTCGCGCAGTAAAATACCCGCTTTCTCCGTTTTAATGGCTTCTTTCAAAAAACTTAAATTATCTCCTCCATTAGCCAGGTAATCCGAAATAGCCAGGGTGTAGATCTTTTGCGTATCTAAAGGTTGACCACCAATTAGAATATTAGTTGCTTGTCCGTTTTGTAAAGTAAAAGAGGCATTTGATACCGATAAAATTTTTGTTTTCGCGCCAAACTGAAAAAGCTTTTCGACGGTAGAACCTGAAAGAGTTAGTACCAAAAGTTCATTTTCAAAAGGCATTAATTCAAATACATCGCCAATGGTAATTTTTCCTTGCGGAATAATATAGCGTAAGCCACCTTTAGTCATGAGTCCCATATCCACGGGTTTTCCCAATAAAGTGGCCGCCTGACTGCGCTGTAAATCTGCCACAAAATTACCCAGCGACGACTCCACAAAATTACTTTTTAATTCCACAGGAGCCGTACCAATTACCTCCTGCATGTGCTGCTCTACTTTCTGGCGATAAGGTACTATCATTGATTCGGTAGCCATGTCTGCCGCTACTGCTGCATTTACCGGCAACTTCGCTTCGGGCCGTAATTGCTGACTTGGCTGCCAGGTTCGTTGACAAGAAAAAAGTAAAAAAGTAAAAATAAGGTCTCGCCAATAAAGCCGCCAGCGGAAACTCTTCATGGATAATGGGTGAAGGTGATTAGTGAATATACATAATAGCTTTTCCTAAAACAAATCAAACAAGCGTAAAACTTATTTGAAAATATCTATATTACCTGGATCATACCTCTTTAAATATTCAAGTTTATTCTGTTATCGGCCTTAAATTACCATTCATTCCATTTAAAATTAATCTACAACTAACCATCAAATAGTTTACAAATTAGCGAGAAGCGTCTGTAAGGTTTTGGCATTTGTAATAGCACTACCCATTATAGTATTGTTAAAAAATACCCAAACTTCTTTATCATCCAGCAGCCAATCATTGATCATATAAGCATAACGTTCCAGTTTTTCGTCGGAATATAAGGATGAATACAAACGCTCGTCGCCGTGCAAACGCAGGTAAACAGTTTCGGTAGTAGTAGTTTCTAAGCTAGGGAAACGCTT
Proteins encoded in this region:
- a CDS encoding bifunctional metallophosphatase/5'-nucleotidase, with the translated sequence MNRRDFLKRTAVGVAATGFMALPEDIWAASTVRLTILHTNDMHSRIDPFPNDGRTNGGLGGMARRATLISQIRQQEPSVLLLDSGDIFQGTPFFNFFGGELEYKLMTQMRYDAATFGNHDFDNGLAGLQRQLPNAGFPFLSANYDFSKTILKDCFQPYKVFEKQGIKVGIFGLGIELAGLVDKKNYEATVYLDPVQRAADMVKQLRENEKCNLLICLSHLGYKYENAKIDDRKLAQQVPGIDLILGGHTHTFMEAPEKINHSNGHETIINQVGWAGINLGRIDFNFSKKNKQKINVAAVVLPVGQPVISS
- a CDS encoding 5'-nucleotidase C-terminal domain-containing protein; protein product: MKSFRWRLYWRDLIFTFLLFSCQRTWQPSQQLRPEAKLPVNAAVAADMATESMIVPYRQKVEQHMQEVIGTAPVELKSNFVESSLGNFVADLQRSQAATLLGKPVDMGLMTKGGLRYIIPQGKITIGDVFELMPFENELLVLTLSGSTVEKLFQFGAKTKILSVSNASFTLQNGQATNILIGGQPLDTQKIYTLAISDYLANGGDNLSFLKEAIKTEKAGILLREAIIQHIQQLTAQGKPVEAHVEGRVKVM